The following coding sequences are from one uncultured Cohaesibacter sp. window:
- the gor gene encoding glutathione-disulfide reductase codes for MSEFDYDLFVIGAGSGGVRAARMAATHGAKVAVAEEYRVGGTCVIRGCVPKKLMVYASKFAHDFKDAAGFGWTVGETSFDWKTLIERKDAEISRLNGLYIKNLERHDVEIIQSRAEIQAPHRIWLAGEERHVTAKYILVATGGRPNMPQDLPGVENLITSNEVFNLEEMPKRVVVVGAGYIALEFACIFNGLGAETTVLYRGEEILRGFDDDIRATLHEEMENAGIRIITQDNLASLDRTDSGLTVKTIAGRTLEADQVLCAIGRSPYTTGLGLDTVGVALAKNGAIKVDEYNRTNVDHIFAVGDVTDRVNLTPVAIREGAALAETLFNDNPTTMDYSNIATAVFTQPEIGTVGMTEVEAVAAFGNLDIYMAKFRPMKNTLAGNDEKMLMKIIVAADTNKVVGCHILGPDAGEMSQLLGIAVKMGATKADFDATVAVHPTAAEELVTMKEPSKRIRK; via the coding sequence ATGAGTGAATTTGACTATGATTTGTTTGTGATTGGCGCAGGTTCCGGCGGCGTAAGGGCAGCTCGCATGGCCGCTACTCATGGGGCCAAAGTTGCCGTTGCCGAGGAATATCGGGTAGGGGGCACCTGTGTCATTCGCGGCTGCGTTCCCAAAAAGCTGATGGTTTATGCTTCAAAATTTGCTCACGACTTCAAGGATGCTGCTGGTTTTGGATGGACAGTTGGAGAGACATCCTTCGACTGGAAAACCCTCATAGAGCGCAAGGATGCGGAGATCTCTCGCCTCAATGGTCTTTACATCAAGAATCTTGAACGCCACGATGTGGAAATCATCCAGTCCCGTGCCGAAATTCAGGCTCCGCACCGGATTTGGCTCGCAGGCGAAGAACGCCATGTAACGGCAAAATATATTCTCGTTGCCACCGGCGGCCGACCAAACATGCCGCAGGATCTTCCCGGTGTGGAGAACCTCATTACGTCCAATGAAGTGTTCAATCTTGAAGAGATGCCAAAACGTGTTGTTGTGGTTGGCGCAGGCTATATTGCCCTTGAGTTCGCATGCATCTTTAATGGTCTGGGTGCTGAAACTACGGTTCTTTACCGCGGTGAGGAAATCCTAAGAGGCTTTGACGATGATATCCGGGCCACTCTGCACGAAGAAATGGAAAATGCCGGTATTCGCATCATAACGCAGGACAACCTTGCTTCACTGGACAGAACCGACAGTGGCCTAACGGTAAAGACCATAGCGGGACGCACCCTTGAGGCCGATCAGGTTCTTTGTGCCATCGGACGCTCGCCTTATACGACGGGGCTGGGGCTTGATACCGTTGGTGTTGCGCTGGCAAAGAATGGAGCCATCAAGGTCGATGAATATAACCGTACCAACGTCGATCATATTTTTGCGGTGGGCGATGTAACCGATCGCGTGAATCTTACCCCTGTTGCCATCCGTGAAGGCGCGGCACTGGCTGAAACGCTGTTCAACGACAATCCGACAACCATGGATTATAGCAATATCGCCACCGCTGTTTTCACTCAGCCAGAGATCGGTACAGTGGGAATGACCGAGGTGGAAGCGGTTGCAGCCTTTGGTAATCTCGATATCTATATGGCCAAATTCCGGCCAATGAAGAATACGCTGGCTGGCAATGACGAAAAAATGCTCATGAAAATTATCGTCGCAGCAGATACGAACAAAGTGGTGGGCTGCCACATTCTCGGTCCGGATGCCGGAGAGATGTCCCAATTGCTTGGTATTGCAGTCAAGATGGGGGCAACAAAGGCAGACTTCGACGCAACCGTTGCTGTCCACCCTACGGCTGCGGAAGAACTGGTGACCATGAAAGAGCCATCCAAACGGATCCGCAAATAG
- a CDS encoding DUF2059 domain-containing protein — protein sequence MKKSALATMLSAAVLCAGMSASALAQDANAKAENSKAEQALPVDTHMEAAVEVVKQSGTLPNYEETLKGIALNAKKWLIRENPSAQKDIIASVDEITTKYKEDNGDLARSVALAWTRYLKEDELREILAFFKTPTGQKFANYQPRIMGESIRGLQEFTAIMTNVIVKTAKEELNKKGYKFSE from the coding sequence ATGAAAAAATCCGCCCTTGCTACCATGCTCTCTGCTGCTGTTCTTTGCGCTGGCATGTCTGCGTCGGCTTTGGCTCAAGATGCCAACGCAAAGGCTGAAAATTCCAAGGCGGAGCAAGCTCTGCCAGTTGATACTCACATGGAGGCTGCTGTAGAGGTTGTGAAGCAATCCGGCACGCTGCCTAACTATGAAGAAACGCTCAAAGGGATTGCGCTGAATGCCAAGAAATGGCTGATCAGAGAGAATCCTTCTGCACAGAAAGACATCATTGCCTCTGTTGATGAGATTACGACCAAATACAAGGAAGACAATGGCGATCTCGCCAGATCCGTCGCACTTGCCTGGACGCGCTATCTCAAGGAAGATGAGCTGAGGGAAATTCTTGCCTTTTTCAAGACCCCAACGGGTCAGAAATTTGCGAACTATCAGCCGCGTATCATGGGTGAATCAATCCGTGGCCTGCAAGAATTTACCGCCATCATGACGAATGTCATCGTCAAGACCGCGAAAGAAGAACTCAACAAGAAGGGATATAAATTCTCGGAATAG
- the rpiA gene encoding ribose-5-phosphate isomerase RpiA has translation MMSEQLKRQAAAAALEFVEDGMKLGIGTGSTALHFVELLGEKVAAGMTVIGVPTSERTAELCKKNGVPLTTLEETPELDLTVDGADEIDPQMRLIKGGGGALLREKIVATASSNMIVIADKTKLVDALGAFPLPIEVMPFGLGSTMIALQKVCAKYGMQGALVQRKAADGTNFVTDGKHYIIDATFGRISDVEGLDMALRAIPGVVETGLFIGIASKAVVAGEDGVSIIEPAC, from the coding sequence ATTATGAGTGAACAGCTGAAAAGACAGGCCGCAGCGGCCGCACTGGAATTTGTTGAAGATGGTATGAAACTCGGAATTGGAACAGGTTCCACAGCGCTTCATTTTGTTGAGTTGCTCGGCGAGAAAGTGGCCGCTGGCATGACTGTCATCGGCGTGCCCACCTCTGAGCGAACAGCCGAGTTGTGCAAAAAGAACGGTGTTCCGCTGACAACGCTCGAAGAAACGCCAGAGCTTGATCTGACTGTAGATGGTGCCGATGAAATTGACCCGCAGATGCGCCTTATCAAAGGTGGTGGTGGAGCTTTGCTCCGGGAAAAGATCGTGGCGACCGCATCCTCGAACATGATCGTCATCGCTGATAAAACCAAGCTTGTCGACGCTCTTGGAGCTTTCCCGCTGCCAATCGAGGTCATGCCTTTTGGTCTGGGTTCTACCATGATTGCGTTGCAAAAGGTTTGTGCAAAATATGGCATGCAGGGCGCTCTTGTTCAGCGAAAGGCAGCCGATGGAACTAATTTTGTGACCGACGGAAAGCATTATATCATCGATGCAACATTTGGCCGTATTTCAGATGTAGAGGGTCTGGATATGGCATTGAGGGCGATACCGGGCGTTGTGGAAACCGGTTTGTTCATTGGCATCGCCTCCAAAGCAGTTGTCGCCGGAGAGGACGGGGTTTCTATCATCGAGCCCGCCTGCTAA